A window from Dehalococcoidia bacterium encodes these proteins:
- a CDS encoding DsbA family protein, with product MNRLEIIAYSDYVCPWCYIGLHRIEQLQREFPVDVTWRPFELHRKRHETWRYPTLNSHIMNYWR from the coding sequence ATGAACCGCCTCGAAATCATCGCCTACTCCGACTACGTCTGCCCGTGGTGCTACATCGGCCTGCACCGGATCGAGCAACTGCAACGCGAGTTCCCCGTCGATGTCACGTGGCGGCCGTTCGAACTGCACCGGAAACGCCACGAAACGTGGCGCTATCCCACGCTGAACAGTCACATCATGAACTACTGGCGATGA